From Nerophis lumbriciformis linkage group LG09, RoL_Nlum_v2.1, whole genome shotgun sequence, one genomic window encodes:
- the kcnj15 gene encoding ATP-sensitive inward rectifier potassium channel 15, producing MAVKKVRRRIVSKDGHNQVHIDNVEGMVKLYLHDIWTTVVDMKWRYKLTLFASTFVLTWFIFGVLFYFISMGNGDLEATLPSNHTPCLENVKTFTGAFLFSLESQTTIGYGFRYITEDCPLAIFTLVAQLVITGLAEIFVTGAFLAKLARPKKRAETIKFSQSAVVCRHQGQLCLMVRVANMRKSLLIQCQVTGKLLHSNVTQEGEKTQVHQTSLDFFMDSSSECPFLILPLTFYHILDERSPLADLTADNLQSRDFELLVTLNATMESTAATCQSRTSYIPQEILWGYEFKPVLFSTPSGRYVADFNFFDKMQASGEATFLNNAEKLKLEEDYKK from the coding sequence ATGGCGGTCAAGAAGGTGCGGCGGAGGATCGTATCCAAAGACGGACACAACCAGGTCCACATCGACAACGTGGAGGGCATGGTCAAGCTGTACCTCCACGACATCTGGACCACGGTGGTGGACATGAAGTGGCGCTACAAGCTCACTCTGTTCGCCTCCACCTTCGTCTTGACGTGGTTCATCTTCGGCGTGCTCTTCTACTTCATCAGCATGGGCAATGGGGACTTGGAGGCCACGCTGCCCTCCAACCACACGCCGTGTCTGGAGAACGTCAAGACCTTCACCGGCGCCTTCCTCTTCTCGCTGGAATCGCAGACCACCATCGGGTACGGCTTCCGCTACATCACGGAGGACTGCCCGCTGGCCATCTTCACGCTGGTGGCCCAGCTGGTCATCACGGGTCTGGCCGAGATCTTCGTCACCGGAGCCTTCCTGGCCAAGCTGGCCCGGCCCAAGAAGCGGGCGGAGACCATCAAGTTCAGCCAGTCGGCGGTGGTGTGCCGCCACCAGGGCCAGCTGTGCCTGATGGTGAGGGTGGCCAACATGAGGAAGAGCCTGCTGATCCAGTGCCAGGTCACAGGGAAGCTCCTGCACTCCAACGTCACCCAGGAGGGCGAGAAGACTCAGGTGCACCAAACCTCGCTGGACTTCTTCATGGACTCGAGCAGCGAGTGCCCCTTCCTCATCCTGCCGCTCACCTTCTACCACATTCTGGACGAGCGCAGCCCGCTGGCGGACTTGACCGCCGACAACCTGCAGAGTCGAGACTTCGAGCTGCTGGTGACCCTCAACGCCACCATGGAGTCCACCGCCGCCACGTGCCAGAGCCGCACGTCCTACATCCCCCAGGAGATTCTGTGGGGCTACGAGTTCAAGCCTGTGCTCTTCAGCACCCCCAGTGGCCGCTACGTGGCCGATTTCAACTTCTTCGATAAAATGCAAGCGAGCGGCGAAGCCACCTTCCTCAACAACGCCGAGAAGCTAAAACTGGAGGAGGACTACAAGAAATAG
- the LOC133607960 gene encoding uncharacterized protein → MEDESMLQVDSILEAVKKHFSQISTAQWNLLVSGTPDSETRAILVDTISEVVQRLSSEVVKRLLPALNEHLRGQSSQAQVSRAIDRCSPKMSECITETFAAALDLPPQKYEGAGELTTLVESEVKHRVTSALTVAQSATEWPSEPTLFIRSSMSSVGALTSIFRQAVEYLKQVFARACTPCVTLCGRSALKNSEMTEAVSGILLKWSTASQGETTTETEDPVTVESAQLTAEDITKSIIQESTPASGDTTDRVESRISRFNLNMKLISNKVKNFFKSQEKPGVDGQVKLRRFRFLKFARMQFARMLGGLKRAFKNQDACLVFLKSERRDEKSMLSPKGDVKGAFRTSTLHASPSQRPVFEFEAIQEKVLKMFEDLGRMAPEAREEKIKRYMDEKLKGFSEELTSQLYEYIMSSHSEVYEVPSSRADTPFMDSVLWGRRGKKHWDGQIFSPEVLYAMTEDAAWRFLQQLVFWMETEPLTEAAYADEVSGAVSEINQLVVSSLHTGEVAEKVPPVKVQRLPVISTIETSEEDKNLTTASATSSSSPSQTLIPRQHTSSSDVPSFQDLTPLLAYTLTAQLGQRLPRKCKKSLKTDALLLVMDHLSTRAMKEISPDHIEKIHTMAHLEEVVTALVKKLLVDFGSPDKLVEALMADEVSFNDAVIRHLKIHLDELKESPQDNFLSKVCCYPYR, encoded by the coding sequence ATGGAGGATGAAAGTATGCTGCAAGTGGATTCCATCCTGGAGGCGGTGAAAAAGCACTTCAGTCAAATCTCCACGGCTCAGTGGAATCTGCTGGTTTCTGGGACCCCGGACTCTGAAACCAGGGCCATCTTGGTCGACACCATCAGCGAGGTGGTCCAGAGGCTCTCCTCCGAGGTGGTGAAGCGCCTGCTGCCCGCCCTCAACGAGCACCTGCGCGGGCAATCGTCTCAGGCTCAGGTGAGCCGCGCCATCGACCGGTGCAGCCCGAAGATGAGCGAGTGCATCACCGAGACGTTCGCCGCCGCCCTGGACCTCCCGCCGCAGAAGTACGAGGGCGCCGGGGAGCTCACCACGCTGGTGGAGTCGGAGGTGAAACACCGGGTGACATCGGCCTTGACCGTAGCCCAGAGCGCCACCGAGTGGCCGTCGGAGCCCACCCTCTTCATCCGCAGCAGCATGTCCAGCGTTGGCGCCCTGACCTCCATCTTTCGCCAGGCTGTGGAGTATTTAAAGCAGGTGTTCGCTCGGGCGTGCACGCCATGCGTGACGCTGTGTGGTCGTTCCGCCCTTAAGAACAGCGAAATGACCGAAGCCGTGAGCGGAATCCTCTTAAAGTGGTCCACCGCCAGCCAGGGCGAGACGACCACCGAAACCGAGGACCCGGTGACCGTGGAGAGCGCTCAGTTGACGGCGGAGGACATCACCAAGAGCATCATCCAGGAGTCCACCCCGGCGTCCGGAGACACAACTGACCGCGTGGAAAGCCGCATCTCTCGCTTCAACCTCAACATGAAGCTGATCTCCAACAAAGTCAAGAACTTCTTCAAGTCGCAGGAGAAGCCCGGCGTGGACGGCCAGGTCAAGCTGCGCAGGTTCCGCTTCTTGAAGTTTGCCCGCATGCAGTTTGCACGCATGCTGGGAGGACTGAAGCGAGCCTTTAAGAACCAGGACGCATGTCTGGTGTTCCTCAAGTCTGAGCGCCGGGACGAGAAGAGCATGTTGTCTCCCAAAGGGGACGTCAAAGGCGCCTTCAGGACCAGCACCTTACACGCCAGTCCCTCCCAGCGTCCCGTGTTCGAGTTCGAGGCCATCCAGGAGAAAGTGCTTAAGATGTTCGAAGACCTCGGCCGCATGGCGCCAGAAGCTCGTGAGGAAAAAATCAAGCGCTACATGGACGAGAAGCTGAAGGGCTTTTCTGAAGAACTCACCTCTCAACTATACGAGTACATCATGTCCTCCCACAGCGAGGTATACGAGGTGCCGTCCAGCCGCGCCGACACTCCTTTTATGGACTCGGTCCTGTGGGGACGACGGGGTAAGAAACACTGGGATGGTCAGATCTTTTCTCCTGAAGTCTTGTACGCCATGACGGAGGACGCGGCGTGGAGGTTCTTGCAACAGCTGGTCTTCTGGATGGAGACGGAGCCGCTAACCGAGGCAGCGTATGCCGACGAGGTGTCCGGCGCCGTGAGCGAGATCAACCAGCTGGTGGTCTCCTCCCTCCACACAGGTGAGGTTGCTGAGAAGGTGCCGCCTGTTAAAGTGCAAAGACTCCCAGTGATAAGTACGATTGAAACGTCTGAGGAGGACAAAAATCTAACAACGGCCTCTGCAACGAGCTCCTCATCACCTTCCCAAACACTAATTCCTCGACAGCACACATCATCGTCCGACGTGCCGTCATTTCAGGATTTGACTCCGCTCCTGGCGTACACGCTGACCGCGCAGCTGGGACAGCGCCTCCCGAGGAAATGCAAGAAGTCTCTGAAGACGGACGCCCTCCTCCTGGTCATGGATCATCTGTCCACCAGGGCCATGAAGGAAATCAGCCCCGACCACATTGAAAAAATCCACACGATGGCCCACTTGGAGGAGGTGGTGACAGCTCTGGTCAAGAAGCTCCTTGTGGACTTTGGCTCTCCGGACAAGCTGGTGGAAGCCTTGATGGCGGACGAGGTATCTTTCAACGACGCCGTCATCAGGCACCTCAAAATCCACCTGGACGAACTCAAAGAATCGCCGCAGGACAATTTTTTATCAAAGGTTTGCTGCTACCCTTATCGCTGA